ATGTATTACAAACAAAGGGGGAAGATGAATCGTCAGAGAGTTTGGTCTTGGTAGATGCCATCCAGAGGGTAGGACTCAGCTCTTATTACGAGGAGGAGATCCAAACACTTCTTCGGAAACGTTATGTGACGAGCTGCGCCTCCATATACAAATACGACAGTCTCCGTGATGTTTCACTGCTTTTTCGTCTGTTAAGACAACATGGATACTGCAGCTCTCCAGGTTTCTAATTCCTTGTCTTTGCATTAAACCTTTTCAACAAGTATTTTCGAATCAATCTCTCCagtctcttttcttttcttcattttagcTTAGATTAATTAGAGAATGATCAGAAACAGCCAAAAGCCTGGAATCACTTCAAAGAAGTATTGACAAGCATTCTGTAACTCTTACAACTACTTCCAGTGATGTATTCTGTATGCACAGATGTATTCAACAATTTCAAGGGTAAGGAAGGGAGATTCAGAAGAAACCTGAGCCAAGACATCAGAGGATTGATGGAGTTGTATGAAGTGGCACAACTGAATTTCCAGGGAGAATATATTCTTGACGAAGCAGCAAGTTTTAGCGGCCAACTTCTCCGTGAATATTGCTTGGCGAATGTGGACAACAACATGTCTAGACTGGTTACTGGTAAGTTGCGGTACCCTTACCACAAGACCATAGCAAGATTGACAAGGAAAGACTTCCTTCAAGATGTTGAAGGCATCAACGGATGGGGAAAGACTTTGAGGGAGCTGGCTGTTATGGATTTGCGCAAGGGGCAATCTGTATTCCAAGGGGAATTAGCACATATTTCCAAGTAAGAGAACATGTCAAATtatggatttctttttttctgattttttttttttcaaaatccctaaaaaaaaaaaaaagaaaagaaaaaacaagaattcttattttctcacacttatgaattttattgttctaatattaagaattattttataaaaattgttatgagcacaaaaaaaaatgtgtataaAGTTATCACTAAACACAATCAGTAATAACCTagtgataataaataattattgtcaatAAAAGTATGTTGttcttatatttatgttagggaaaagtattattttagtccgctaaatatgcctaattttaattttagtccgataactatgtccattttttttttaggtccagtaacttacgaaattgcttacttttagtagtttgacagattttcgaacaattttacccctatgagtgcatatgaactaaaactgcctttcaaaagttgcacaagggtaaaattgtccgaaaatctgtcagaggactaaaagtaagcaatttcgtaagttactggacctaaacaaaaatgaacatagttagttggactaaaattaaaattaagcatacttagcggactaaaataatacttttccctttatGTTATTCACAATTCTTGccactaataataattcaatgacaagaccaaaattattgttacttcattaatattaaatcttGTTGTGAATATTGATCAACATCAACACTCAGAGGTTACTTAATTAACTTGTTAATGTAGGTGGTGGGATGAATTAGGCTTAGCCAAGAAGCTAAAGCTAGTGAGGAATCAACTACTAAAATGGTACACTTGGTCGATGTCAGCTAAAGCTAGTGAGGAATCAACTACTAAAATGGTATACCTGGTCGATGTCAATCCTGATCGATGACTTCAGCTTGTCGCTGCAGAGGGTGGAGCTCACTAAATCAGTTGCTTTTATTTACTTGATAGATGACATCTTTGATGTTGTTGGGACACTAGATGAGCTAATAATCTTCACAGAAGCCGTAAACaagtatgaaaatgaaaattacatttcagtCTCCCAAAAAGAGTTTCTACTCAGTGCTTCCTTCCAATACTTGATCAAATTAACTGTAATTAGCAAGATCATATAGTGTGGTGGCCATAATTCACTCatgttttatgtattattaatatatagatgGGACTATGCTGCTATTGACATGTTACCGGACTATATGAAGATGTGTTACCGGGCTCTTCTTGATACCACAAATAGGATAGGCCATGAGGTGTACAAAAGGCATGGGTATGACCCCATTGACTCCCTGAAAACATCGGTAAACATCATAGCTTTCTGTGTCGATGATGAATAGGGATtatatctatgtatatatagaacgcctaagaatttaattaagtaatgaTCATCTATATGTCACTGCAGTGGGGAAGCTTGTGCAATGCATACCTAATGGAAGCAAAATGGTTTGCCTCCGGGGATTTACCAACAGCAGCAAAGTATTTGGAAAATGGAAAGGTGAGTACAGGAGTATATGTGGTGCTAGTCCACTTATTCTTTCTCTTAGGTCTTGGCAATGGAGGTAGAATCCGTTTGACTGATGTATCAGAACTTGCATCCTGTGTCGCCACAATTCTTCGTCTTTGGGATGATCTTGGAAGTGCCAaggtatgtatgtatgtgatTATCTGtttgttccttttcttttcttgcttcGTTGACTAGCTAATTAATGAGTTGAAAACATGATCACTCTGTCAATGATATGAACCCTTCAAACTTTCGAGCTCAAGTTGAAAACCAACCATCACGATATGGAATTTGTTGATAGGATGAACATCAAGATGGTAGAGATGGATCATACACGGAGTACTACAGGAATGACCATCCAGGCTTATCAATGGCACAAGCACGCGACCATGTCATTCATGCAATAGCAAGCGAATGGAAAAGCCTTAACAAAGAGTGTTTTGGTCTAAATCATTTTTCAGCATCACATTTTACAAGGGCTGCTCTTAATTTTGCAAGAATTGTCCCTCTCATGTACGGTTATGATGAAAACAAACAGCTGCCTGTCCTTGAGGAGCACGTCAAGTTTATTTTGTTCAATCAAACAGATTAGGATTAATTACTATCATATAAATGAAGAATATTGTACCTTGTCTGAATTTCGTTTCTGTGGAGgaatattatctttttctgtAAGTAGTGGTGAAAATCCTCATCATTGTCGCtgtcaaagaaaaagagagagagtgagaaacaaactattaatcaataattctaGGAATTTGGTCTATAGCGAACCAAAACTGCAGTGGAAAGCAGTTTCGTGAACAAGTCAGCAATTTGGTCTACAACGAACACAAACAGGATTGACGAAACCATCCTTATAACAATTGCGCACAATGTGACAATCGAGAACTAAATGTTAAGTTCGCTAGTGAAAAACAGGATTTGGCATGATGTATAAGGCAATCCGATTATCACAGTGGAAACGGATAGGCCCATCAATGGAAATGCCAAAATCCTGAAGATGAAATGAAATCCACTTTAATTCACAAATAGTAGCTGCTCGTGAGTAATGAATTAGGCTTAGCGAAGAAGCTAAAGCTCGTGAGGAATCAACTACAAAAATGGTATACTTGGTCGATGTCAGTCCTAATCGATTATTTCAACTTGTCGCTGCAGAGGGTGGAGCTCACTAAATCAGCCGCTTTTATTTACTTGATAGATGACATCTTTGAGATGAGCTGACCATTTTCTCCGAAGCAGTAAACaagtatgaaaatgaaaattattatactgCAGTTTCACAACAAAAATTTGTActcatattttcattcaaatacttgagcaaaattttttttaatttcttgatgaaaatcaAATCAGACTCATGATCGATTCCCAAATAAATCGATTGAACTGTGCTAGTCCAACctgattttaaaaatctcgCATGCAACAGTTTTCTCATCATTTGGTTTTCCAatatctttctctctttctgcCATTtgtcttgaaaaattttatccagagaatataaaagaatcatattttatttttataccttATTTTATGTATGTCTGGTTGTAAAATATCTGTAGCCATATGTTATATTCAGAAGCTTCATTTTATTCATGTTATCCATTAAAGTTTTGTGTGCCAATTTTTGTGGAGTGAAATAGGCATGTAAAATTGATGCGACAATTCAAATTGCCTAGACAACACAAGATCGACGGAGATATTTTTGTTGGCAATTTTGTTGTGTGTTCAAAATCGTGAATCACAAAACAacaacttttcttttattactttttctttttctcaggGTTAATTTCTCTAACAAACAAAAGAGCAAAATTGTAAGTCAAGATGCGCAATGGACCGAACTAGGCTAGACCGGCTCAAGACCAAATTGaaccaataaaaaatgagttagATTGGCTCAAGCCCGCTTGGAACCCTAGGACCAGCTCAACCCAGTGGCCGAGGACCACCTAATCTTGAGTCGGGGCTGAATTGGGCCTGTTGgaccatttttttaataataataatgcatggcatataagtttcattttatttttctaaactaACTATTTTAGTTGCTTTTTTGTACTTTTggaactttaaaaattattatcattttattgttCTATTTCTCGATTTTTAGtactttaattcattaatattatttatctattttttcaaatgttattataaattttctttgaatttattatcatctaaGTTCACTATATAAtcttaactaatatttttttctagttatgattttttttgtgtttaatttattatttattttatttcataatattaccataaatttaagtaattttttaaaagaaaacttctatttcataaaaaatacatataaaaaaatagacacaTTGGGACTTATCCGGACCTCAATCGGGTCGGCTCATGAATTGGGCTCGAGTTTATAAATAGGCCCAATTTGGGGCCATTTAAAGGTCCAAGACCACCTCAAGATCGGTCATAAACAGTAGTGAATTGGTcctaaatcagattattttgGGCTGATCAGTGCAGGTCCTATACCAACTCAGCTCACTATGCACCTTGAATTATAAGAATAAATGAGCTTTGACATGACTAACCACTCAACAcattttaatatgtataatagACATATTCGCAATTCATTATCACATTTaatagcataataataacactATGGCTAGAGCCAATTTGTTACCTTTCATTGTTCAAAAGTTATATGCAACACCAACTACAATTGAGGAATtcaaagtgtaattaattttttataatatttcaattttcttagaTAGTAACTATTGTGAGAAGGTACAATCATAGGCTCATCTTTTTCATAAGTTAATTTTATGCATAATAGTTTATGTGGACCCATTTTTGTCacgtaaaatttttattaataccaTTGAATACACTTTGCTCCTTTAATTATTCTTGAAATAGCATTCACCCCTAAGTGAAGAAGTTATGTAACACTTACCTCCTACCATTATATacttcaacaaaaattattcttataatatatatttaatgttttgcATGTTAAATTCAAtcggaaaaaattaattagaactaaaatatatttaattaaaataaaagtagcaGGTTAAgcagtttaaattttaaagattaaaaattaagtaataaatgagtacaacaaatacataaaaaactttcatttaaaaagtagtattaatttgatagtaaaattaattaagtatctAAGTATTTACTTTagattttttagataaaaaagagtaattacatatctattttaatttcaaacaaaattttctttaaaaaatttaacctaaatatatttattcatcattttatacatacattCATCTTAATTGGTTTGTAGCAAAcgttgaattgaaaatttggttcAATATTTCATACAACATTATTGAGAATTTCGATATTTCATACAACATTATTTCATACAACAGTATTACTGAGTTTTGGTTAATTGCAAAGAGTTGAGTTCAGAAagatgtttatatattttgtttataatttatcaacattttaatttatttccttaATTCTTGTTATAAATCTAGTGACCAAACAACAAACGAACAATAAAAAAGCGAGAGAAAGCAGAGTCAGAATTTGCCAAAATTTCCACGCAATTCAATATGATTATACTAAACGCGCAACCTATGAGCcgtcaaaatttaatttaaattgagtttaattaaatttgaattaattatatgacatgtacaatatattaatggtgtgattgatgtatatGAAAAGAGTGATATATCATAGGACAAGTGTATGTGTGCAGTTGCTGACTTCCACGCTCCAAGTATATtgcacttatcatataattgattcaaattcaatcaaattcgATTTAGCTTAGAATTTTCAATCACACTTGCtttatgattgatttaatcgataaaatttaatttatgtaaaaattttccCAACCTACATTAGGCGGAGCTAAATACAAGCTAATGCAGCATGTGCAAAGTGCAAACTCGCGTACAGTACTAACGTCAATGCACAACCCCTATAAGCAAATGCACCCCATAAATCTCAACCTGACGAGTTAATGAGAACTCAAGCCAATATCTACATATGATCTTTCCAGTGTGTGCATTTTTCTAAGGTTCAATCCAGAAGAAAAGATTGTATCATGGCATCTTGCGGTGGTCTGTCACATTTATTCCTCCCTTGTTCTTTGAAAACTCGTCCAGGATTAGCAAAAATCGGAAAGAGGGAACCTGCAGTTGGCGTTGTTTCTGCCTATGGCGCTGGAAAACAGAAATGGAACATCAACACTGCATCTGAAGCCTCCAGGCTCCATCCGGTTAGTTTCCACATCAAAATTTGTTAATGTTTCTTCATCTTACTATACCGCGTCATGATCAGCATGCATGCTCAGGTTTTATCTTGAAGCGGGAAGAAactaattattcttttaatgtATATACAGGATAAATTGGAGATTGAGTACGAGCAAAAGATAGAAGAGATCAGGCATGTATTACAAACAAAGGGAGAAGATGAATCGTCAGAGAGTTTGGTCTTGGTAGATGCCATCCAGAGGGTAGGACTCAGCTCTTATTACGAGGAGGAGATCCAAACACTTCTTCGGAAACTTTATGTGACGAGCTGCGCCTCCATATACAAATACTACAGTCTCCGTGATGTTTCACTGCTTTTTCGTCTATTAAGACAACATGGATACTACATCTCTCCAGGTTTCTAATTCCTTGTCTTTGCATTAAACCTTTTTAACAAGTACTTTCGAATCAATCTCTCCagtctcttttcttttcttcattttagcTTAGATTAATTAGGGAATGATCAGAAACAGCCAAAAGCCTGGAATCACTTCAAAGAAGTATTGACAAGCATTCTGTAACTCTTACAACTACTTCCAGTGATGTATTCTGTATGCACAGATGTATTCAACAATTTCAAGGGTAAGGAAGGGAGATTCAGAAGAAACCTGAGCCAAGACATCAGAGGATTGATGGAGTTGTATGAAGTGGCACAACTGAATTTCCAGGGAGAATGTATTCTTGATGAAGCAGCAAGTTTTAGCAGCCAACTTCTGCATGAATATTGCTTGGCAAATGTTGACGACAACTTGTCCAGAATGGTTATTCGTAGGTTGAGGTACCCTTATCACAAGACCATACCAAGATTAACAAGGAAAGACTTTCTTCAAGATTTTGATGGCATCAACGGATGGGGAAAGACTTTAAATGAGCTGGCCCTTATGGATTTGCGCAAGGGGCAATCTGTATACCAAGGGGAATTAGCCCAAGTTTCTGAGTAAGAGAATATGTCAAATTATGGATTTCTTTGTtccaaatattgattaacttCTACACTCAgagattatttaattaacttgtCAATTATCTAGTTGGTGGAATGAACTAGGCTTGGCGCAGAAACTAAAGCTCGTGAGGAATCAACCACCAAAATGGTATACCTGGTCGATGTCAATCCTGATAGATGATTTCAGCTTGTCGCTACAAAGGATGTCGCTCACTAAATCAGTTACTTTTATTTACTTGATAGATGACATCTTTGATGTTGTTGGGAAACTGGATGAGCTGACCATTTTCACTGAAGCAATAAAcaagtatgaaaataaaaattattatattgcagtttggcaacaaaaaattctaCTCGTATTTCCCTTCAAATACTTgagcaaattaattttaattagcaAGATCATGATCAGTATGTTGTCCATAATTAATCCCTCGTGTTCTAcctattattaatatatagatgGGACTATGCTGCTGTTGACATGTTGCCAGACTACATGAAGATGTGTTACCGGGCTCTTCTTGATACCACAAACGACATAAGCCACGAGATTTACAAAAGGCATGGACACAACCCCATTAACTCTCTAAAAACATCGGTATACATAcagatcaaaattttttagaatatttgatgatgatatattcattatatatataatactcaaAACATTTAAGTCTTGATCATCTCCACGCCACTGCAGTGGGCAAGTTTGTGCAATGCATACCTACTAGAAGCAAAATGGTTTGCCTCTGGGGTTTCACCAACAGCCGACATGCATTTGGAAAATGGGAAGGTGAGTACCGGAGTATATGTGGTGCTAGTCCTCTTATTCTTCCTCTTAGGTCTTGGCCGAACCAATGGTGGCACAATCAATTTGCCTGATATATCCCAACTCCTATCCTGTGTTGCTACAATTTTTCGTCTTTGGAATGATCTTGGAGGTGCCAATGTACgtatttatttctcaattcaTCTTCTCTCTTGCTTAAGTATCTATTTGATGCGcaaataataatgattgtCCAATAAATTGTACGAATATATATTAACCTTGGGCTTTTTATATAGATAGCTAATTCAAAGATGTTATGGAATTTATTGATAGGATGGGAATGAATATGGCACTGATGGGTCATACATAGATTTGTACATGAAAGACCATCCAGGAGTATCAGTGGCACAAGCACGAGAGCGAGCTGTTGATATAATAGCAAGCCAATGGAAAAGCCTTAATAAAGAGTCTTTCTGTCTGAATGACTTTTCAGCATCATCTTTCAAAAGGGCTTCTTTGAATCTTGCAAGGATAGTTCCTCTGATGTACGATTATGATGACGAACAACAG
This genomic window from Sesamum indicum cultivar Zhongzhi No. 13 linkage group LG12, S_indicum_v1.0, whole genome shotgun sequence contains:
- the LOC105175469 gene encoding tricyclene synthase Oc15, chloroplastic-like encodes the protein MASCSGLSHLFLPCSLKARPGLARREEREPAVGVVSAYGAGKQKWNINTASVAPTSEASRLHPDKLEIEYEQKIEEIRHVLQTKGEDESSESLVLVDAIQRVGLSSYYEEEIQTLLRKRYVTSCASIYKYDSLRDVSLLFRLLRQHGYCSSPDVFNNFKGKEGRFRRNLSQDIRGLMELYEVAQLNFQGEYILDEAASFSGQLLREYCLANVDNNMSRLVTGKLRYPYHKTIARLTRKDFLQDVEGINGWGKTLRELAVMDLRKGQSVFQGELAHISKWWDELGLAKKLKLVRNQLLKWYTWSMSAKASEESTTKMRVELTKSVAFIYLIDDIFDVVGTLDELIIFTEAVNKWDYAAIDMLPDYMKMCYRALLDTTNRIGHEVYKRHGYDPIDSLKTSWGSLCNAYLMEAKWFASGDLPTAAKYLENGKVSTGVYVVLVHLFFLLGLGNGGRIRLTDVSELASCVATILRLWDDLGSAKDEHQDGRDGSYTEYYRNDHPGLSMAQARDHVIHAIASEWKSLNKECFGLNHFSASHFTRAALNFARIVPLMYGYDENKQLPVLEEHVKFILFNQTD
- the LOC105175470 gene encoding tricyclene synthase Oc15, chloroplastic-like, whose translation is MASCGGLSHLFLPCSLKTRPGLAKIGKREPAVGVVSAYGAGKQKWNINTASEASRLHPDKLEIEYEQKIEEIRHVLQTKGEDESSESLVLVDAIQRVGLSSYYEEEIQTLLRKLYVTSCASIYKYYSLRDVSLLFRLLRQHGYYISPDVFNNFKGKEGRFRRNLSQDIRGLMELYEVAQLNFQGECILDEAASFSSQLLHEYCLANVDDNLSRMVIRRLRYPYHKTIPRLTRKDFLQDFDGINGWGKTLNELALMDLRKGQSVYQGELAQVSDWWNELGLAQKLKLVRNQPPKWYTWSMSILIDDFSLSLQRMSLTKSVTFIYLIDDIFDVVGKLDELTIFTEAINKWDYAAVDMLPDYMKMCYRALLDTTNDISHEIYKRHGHNPINSLKTSWASLCNAYLLEAKWFASGVSPTADMHLENGKVSTGVYVVLVLLFFLLGLGRTNGGTINLPDISQLLSCVATIFRLWNDLGGANDGNEYGTDGSYIDLYMKDHPGVSVAQARERAVDIIASQWKSLNKESFCLNDFSASSFKRASLNLARIVPLMYDYDDEQQLPVLDEYVKFTLFNQTT